Below is a genomic region from Pectobacterium polaris.
AGTTACCGCGCAGAAACGAGTTATCCATAACAATCCAGCACTTCTCAGACAAGGACGATGCCACAATCTCCGACAGAGGGAGATTACGCTCGGTTGTGCGAAGAAGATAAGGTCGGACAAACAGCGGCATCGTCATCACATCATTCCAGATGCTGTGTTCCGCAAACAGCTCGTCCTTTTGCATCTGACGCAGGTTGCCAATAACCAAAACATACCCATCGGTATGTAAGTCTATTTCGACCCGGAAGATGTCGCCTGGAACCGTTTTATGCTGCTGATTTTTCATACTCATCAGCCGTTCCAGTTTGTGCGCATAGTCAGACGGTAATTGTTCACGATAAGATCGCAGCCACTCGACAATCTCTGCTTTGCTGGTCAAATGACGGCATTCCGGCAACGGTAGTCCGATTGAGTTGCGGTAATTGCTGGCGCTGATATAACCGTAGCTTCCCGAATTCAGCGTTCTGACGCCCGCGGAAAACACAATGCCATCGGCCGTGACGCTAGAAACACTGGTGTACGTCAGCTTTTTTTCTTTACTGCGCGCGGTTCTCGGCAGAATAACGTCACGGCCACGCGTGTGAATAATGACATCTTCTTCCTGATAATCTAGCTCGGTGGCGGTAATGCGTTTGCGGATCGTGTCGCCATCAAAGCAGATAAAATAGCCGTCACGTACGGTTAAAATATCCCATTCAGACGAGAGCGGTTCTAGCCCAAAATAAGGGCGTAAGGCTTCCTGCATCCAGCTGTTTATCTGGTCAATCGGTTTCATCTTCAGCGCGGTTCCCAGTGGAATAATCGGTCATTATGTCGTGACTGCTCTCGTTAAATGCCGAGAGTCAGGTGCGATATCGCCTAAAAAAAGCACGCCCCGCAGCTTATCTAATTTGGGCAAGTAAACAAACACTTAACACCCATTTACGCTTCATTTCTCGTTTATCGCCTATCATCAGGCTATGCTATCAACAGTGAGTTGGGGATAACGTAGATACCATGCATAAGATTGTTTTTATAGAAGATGATACCGAGGTGGGAAAATTGATCGCCGCTTACCTCGGCAAGCATGACATTGATGTTCAGGTTGAAGCGCGGGGCGATCAGGCATTGGCCTTTATTGAACAGCAGCAGCCCGACCTTGTGCTGTTGGACATCATGCTGCCCGGCAAAGACGGCATGACCATCTGTCGGGAATTGCGGCCACAGTACAGCGGCCCGATTGTGCTGTTGACCTCGCTGGACAGCGATATGAATCATATTCTGGCGCTGGAAATGGGTGCCGATGATTACATTCTGAAAACTACACCGCCCGCCGTGTTGCTCGCCCGCCTGCGTCTGCATTTGCGGCAATACGCTGCGACGCCACTGGCCGTGACGGAAAACGCCGCGCCCGCTGCGTTACAGGTGCACAAATCCCTGCACTTCGGCCTGCTCTGTATCGATCCGGTCAATCGGGAAGTGACATTAGGGCAAGAACACATTGTATTATCCACCGCGGATTTCGATCTGCTCTGGCAGTTGGCGACCCATGCTGGTCACATCATGGATCGGGATGCGCTGCTGAAAAATCTGCGCGGCGTGACCTACGACGGCATGGACCGCAGCATTGACGTCGCGATCTCCCGCCTGCGTAAGAAACTGTACGACAACCCGCTGGAACCGTTCCGTATTAAAACGGTGCGCAACAAAGGCTATCTGTTTGCCCCCAATACCTGGGAGAGCGTCACGCTATGAGAAAGCTGTTCGTCCAGTTTTTTCTATTGCTGTTCGCCTGCTTTGTCGTCATGACACTTCTGGTCGGGCTGGTCTATAAAGTCACAGCCGAACGCGCCGGGCGTCAGTCCATGGATGACCTGATGAAAAGCTCGCTGTATCTCATTCGTAATGAGTTGCGCGCGATTCCGCCTCGCGACTGGCATAAAACCATCAGCCAGCTTGATTTAAACCTGTCATTCAAACTGCACATCGAACCGGTGAGCAAATATGCGCTGAGCCCCAAGAATCGGCAGCGTCTGAATCAGGGAGAGATTATCGCGCTGGATGATGAATACACGTTTATCCAACGCATTCCCCGCAGCCACTATGTTCTTGCCGTCGGCCCTATTCCTTATTTGTTCTTCCTGCATGAAATGCGGCTGCTGGATTTACTGCTGGTGATGCTCATAGGGCTATCGCTGGCGCTGCCGGTTTTCTTGTGGATGCGGCCACACTGGCAGGCCATGCTAAAACTGGAGAATGCCGCGCAGCGCCTCGGGGATGGTCATCTGGAGGAACGCATTCACTTCGATAGCACCTCAAGCCTGTACCGGCTTGGCGTCGCCTTCAACCGTATGGCGGATAACCTGAATCAGCTCATCAACAGTAAAAAGCAGCTGATTGACAACATTGCGCACGAACTGCGTACGCCGCTGGTCAGGCTGCGCTATCGACTGGCGATGAGCGACAACCTGACAGAAGACGAACAGCAGGCGTTAAACCGGGATATTGGCCAACTCGAAGCGCTGATTGACGAACTGCTGACGTATGCCAGACTCGACCGACCGCAGGTGACGTTGCATCTTGCCGATATTGATATTCCTTCGTGGCTACAGGCAAAAGTTGACGATTTCCGCCTGATCCACCCTGACAAACACATCTCGTTGGACATGCCCCATTCGGCACGGATTGGCGCGCTCGATTTACGCCTGATGGAACGAGTGCTGAATAACCTGATCGGCAATGGGTTACGCTTCTGCCACAGCCGATTGCATATCAGCCTAACATCCGACGCCGAGCACATCGCGTGTCTGCACGTCGAAGATGACGGCCCCGGTATTCCGCCCGACAGCCGGGAAAGCGTGTTTGAACCGTTTGTCCGGCTGGAAGCGGGTATCGAGAACAGCAGCGGCGGATGTGGGCTGGGGCTGGCGATTGTTCATGCTATCGCCCGGGCGTACGACGGCAGCATTACCGTGGATGACAGCCCGCTCGGCGGTGCCCGTTTCCGCTTTTGCTGGCCGGTAAAAACCGCAACAACGCAGGCCGCAATCGCCGTTCAGCACTAGCACCGAGACGGCGGTAACCCCGCCGTTTTTCCCTGTCTTTCCCACTTTTTCTGGCTTGTACATTAGGTTACACGCCGAAACCAATCACTCACTGAAGCCGTCCGCTGTTTCTCCTATTCTCTCTCTACCGGCCCAGCTGAGGGCTACGAAACGTGAATGAGATAACGAGGAAATGAAGATGAATAAAGTATTAGTTATGATCGCAGGTGCGGCACTGGGTCTGTCCTCTGTAGCGTTTGCCGCGGATACCGTAACCAGCGCACCAGCTCAGCCTACGGCGACCACGTCTGCTCCGG
It encodes:
- a CDS encoding immunity 26/phosphotriesterase HocA family protein; translation: MKPIDQINSWMQEALRPYFGLEPLSSEWDILTVRDGYFICFDGDTIRKRITATELDYQEEDVIIHTRGRDVILPRTARSKEKKLTYTSVSSVTADGIVFSAGVRTLNSGSYGYISASNYRNSIGLPLPECRHLTSKAEIVEWLRSYREQLPSDYAHKLERLMSMKNQQHKTVPGDIFRVEIDLHTDGYVLVIGNLRQMQKDELFAEHSIWNDVMTMPLFVRPYLLRTTERNLPLSEIVASSLSEKCWIVMDNSFLRGNYEYVGSKTLLEDDILFPVGYGPSISAQKSDYRLSWGPCSINKASQDTAFKAGRSYMNNGAYSSVSAECFADKGFSGYDKTLHNLEHREAWEQALAEFGFPSDTTYDAFAQRTGGLTRTAYLAYVADNKAYQRKARVKKKETK
- the rstA gene encoding two-component system response regulator RstA, translating into MHKIVFIEDDTEVGKLIAAYLGKHDIDVQVEARGDQALAFIEQQQPDLVLLDIMLPGKDGMTICRELRPQYSGPIVLLTSLDSDMNHILALEMGADDYILKTTPPAVLLARLRLHLRQYAATPLAVTENAAPAALQVHKSLHFGLLCIDPVNREVTLGQEHIVLSTADFDLLWQLATHAGHIMDRDALLKNLRGVTYDGMDRSIDVAISRLRKKLYDNPLEPFRIKTVRNKGYLFAPNTWESVTL
- the rstB gene encoding two-component system sensor histidine kinase RstB, producing the protein MRKLFVQFFLLLFACFVVMTLLVGLVYKVTAERAGRQSMDDLMKSSLYLIRNELRAIPPRDWHKTISQLDLNLSFKLHIEPVSKYALSPKNRQRLNQGEIIALDDEYTFIQRIPRSHYVLAVGPIPYLFFLHEMRLLDLLLVMLIGLSLALPVFLWMRPHWQAMLKLENAAQRLGDGHLEERIHFDSTSSLYRLGVAFNRMADNLNQLINSKKQLIDNIAHELRTPLVRLRYRLAMSDNLTEDEQQALNRDIGQLEALIDELLTYARLDRPQVTLHLADIDIPSWLQAKVDDFRLIHPDKHISLDMPHSARIGALDLRLMERVLNNLIGNGLRFCHSRLHISLTSDAEHIACLHVEDDGPGIPPDSRESVFEPFVRLEAGIENSSGGCGLGLAIVHAIARAYDGSITVDDSPLGGARFRFCWPVKTATTQAAIAVQH